A single Stutzerimonas stutzeri DNA region contains:
- a CDS encoding GTPase/DUF3482 domain-containing protein gives MSAPLKLALVGHTNVGKTSLMRTLTRDVGFGEVSHRPSTTRHVEGARLSVDGEPLLELYDTPGLEDAIALLDHLERIERPGERLDGPARTSRFLAGSEARQRFEQEAKVLRQLLASDAGLYVIDAREPVLAKYKDELAVLAGCGKPLLPVLNFVAQPGHREEQWREALARLGLHALVRYDSVAPPIDGERRLYESLALLLEQARPKLQRLIDDHEAQAAARMNEGNRLIAELLIDVAACRRSVAAQPELERGAIRELHDAVRAREQRCVEALLRLYGFRAQDAAAADLPLLDGRWGDDLFNPETLKELGVKIGGGMAAGAAAGAGVDLMVGGITLGAAALLGAIAGGGAQTARHYGNRLLGKLKGQRELTVDDAVLRLLALRQRQLLAALAARGHAAMDAIRLDTPDDKTWREGKLPEALHRCRAHPQWSSLNPGARLEQSERQQQLIELVDRLQRS, from the coding sequence ATGAGCGCACCGCTCAAGCTCGCCCTGGTGGGCCATACCAACGTCGGCAAGACCTCCTTGATGCGCACCCTCACACGCGACGTCGGCTTCGGCGAGGTGTCGCATCGGCCCAGCACCACCCGCCACGTCGAGGGCGCGCGCCTGTCGGTGGATGGCGAGCCGCTGCTGGAACTGTACGACACGCCCGGCCTGGAAGATGCCATTGCGCTACTCGACCACCTGGAACGCATCGAACGCCCTGGTGAACGCCTCGACGGCCCGGCACGGACCAGCCGCTTTCTCGCCGGCAGCGAGGCACGCCAGCGTTTCGAGCAGGAGGCCAAGGTCCTGCGGCAACTGCTGGCCAGCGATGCCGGGCTCTATGTCATCGACGCCCGCGAGCCGGTGCTGGCCAAATACAAGGATGAACTGGCGGTGCTCGCCGGGTGCGGCAAGCCGCTGCTGCCGGTACTCAACTTCGTTGCGCAGCCCGGTCACCGTGAAGAGCAGTGGCGCGAGGCGCTGGCGCGGCTGGGCCTGCATGCGCTGGTGCGCTACGACAGCGTGGCACCGCCGATCGATGGCGAACGGCGGCTATACGAGAGTCTGGCATTGCTGTTGGAACAGGCACGGCCGAAACTGCAGCGGCTGATCGACGACCATGAAGCCCAGGCCGCGGCCCGAATGAATGAAGGCAACCGGTTGATCGCCGAGCTGCTGATCGATGTCGCCGCCTGCCGCCGCAGCGTCGCCGCGCAACCCGAACTCGAACGCGGCGCCATTCGCGAACTGCACGATGCGGTACGTGCGCGCGAGCAACGCTGTGTCGAGGCCTTGCTACGCCTTTACGGCTTCCGCGCGCAGGATGCAGCCGCAGCGGACCTGCCGCTGCTCGACGGTCGCTGGGGCGACGACCTGTTCAATCCCGAAACGCTGAAGGAACTGGGCGTGAAGATCGGTGGCGGCATGGCGGCGGGTGCCGCAGCGGGCGCCGGTGTCGACCTGATGGTCGGCGGCATCACGCTTGGCGCGGCGGCCTTGCTTGGCGCCATCGCCGGAGGCGGCGCGCAAACCGCGCGGCACTATGGCAATCGTCTGCTGGGCAAACTCAAGGGCCAGCGCGAACTGACCGTGGACGACGCCGTACTGCGCCTGCTCGCCCTGCGCCAACGGCAACTGCTGGCTGCCCTCGCCGCCCGCGGACATGCCGCCATGGACGCCATCCGTCTCGATACGCCGGACGACAAGACCTGGCGCGAAGGCAAACTTCCCGAAGCCCTGCACCGTTGCCGCGCCCACCCGCAGTGGTCCTCGCTGAACCCCGGCGCGCGCCTGGAGCAGAGCGAACGGCAGCAACAGCTCATCGAGCTGGTCGACCGCCTGCAGCGCAGCTAG
- the phoU gene encoding phosphate signaling complex protein PhoU, which yields MISKDSHTQHISQQFNAELEEVRSHLLAMGGLVEKQVNDAVTALIEADSGLAQQVREVDDQINHMERDIDEECIRILARRQPAASDLRLIISISKSVIDLERIGDEATKIARRAIELCEDGESPRGYVEVRHIGDQVRRMVQESLDAFARFDAELALSVAQYDKTVDREYKTALRELVTYMMEDPRSISRVLSVIWVLRSLERIGDHARNIAEMVIYLVNGTDVRHLGLTRMAEEVASKRD from the coding sequence ATGATCAGCAAAGACAGCCACACCCAACACATTTCCCAGCAGTTCAACGCCGAGCTGGAAGAGGTGCGCAGTCACCTCCTGGCCATGGGCGGCCTGGTGGAGAAGCAGGTCAATGACGCGGTGACCGCGCTGATCGAGGCCGACTCCGGGCTGGCGCAGCAGGTTCGCGAAGTCGATGACCAGATCAACCACATGGAGCGTGACATCGACGAGGAATGCATTCGCATTCTCGCCCGGCGCCAGCCGGCGGCGTCCGATCTGCGCCTGATCATCAGCATCTCCAAGTCGGTGATCGATCTCGAGCGGATAGGCGACGAAGCGACCAAGATCGCCCGTCGCGCCATCGAGCTGTGCGAGGACGGCGAGTCGCCGCGCGGCTATGTCGAGGTGCGCCATATCGGCGATCAGGTGCGTCGCATGGTGCAGGAATCGCTGGATGCCTTCGCCCGCTTCGACGCCGAGCTGGCATTGTCGGTGGCGCAGTACGACAAGACCGTCGATCGCGAATACAAGACGGCGCTGCGTGAGCTGGTCACCTACATGATGGAAGACCCGCGCTCGATCTCTCGCGTACTCAGCGTGATCTGGGTGCTGCGCTCGCTCGAACGGATCGGCGACCACGCGCGCAACATCGCTGAAATGGTCATCTACCTGGTGAACGGCACCGACGTGCGCCACCTGGGCCTGACACGCATGGCCGAGGAAGTCGCCAGCAAGCGTGATTGA
- the pstB gene encoding phosphate ABC transporter ATP-binding protein PstB, translating to MQTNTHSIDISALGRDKRALSLDNESVAIEVPDLSLYYGEKQALFNVSMNIPRQRVTAFIGPSGCGKSTLLRCFNRMNDLVDGCRIEGAINLDGHNIYRKGEDVADLRRRVGMVFQKPNPFPKSIYENVVYGLRIQGIKQKRVLDETVEWALKGAALWEEVKDRLHESALGLSGGQQQRLVIARTIAVQPEVLLLDEPSSALDPISSLKVEELIYELKAKYTIVIVTHNMQQAARVSDYTAFMYMGKLIEYGDTDTLFTNPAKKQTEDYITGRYG from the coding sequence ATGCAAACCAATACCCATTCCATCGATATCTCCGCGCTCGGTCGTGACAAGCGCGCGCTGAGCCTGGACAACGAGTCGGTCGCCATCGAGGTGCCCGACCTGAGTCTGTACTACGGTGAAAAGCAGGCACTGTTCAACGTCAGCATGAACATCCCGCGCCAACGTGTGACCGCCTTCATCGGCCCGTCCGGTTGCGGCAAGTCGACGCTGTTGCGCTGCTTCAACCGGATGAACGATCTGGTCGACGGTTGCCGCATCGAAGGTGCGATCAACCTCGACGGCCATAACATCTACCGCAAGGGCGAAGACGTTGCCGACCTGCGCCGCCGCGTCGGCATGGTATTCCAGAAGCCCAACCCGTTTCCCAAGAGCATCTACGAGAACGTGGTCTACGGCCTGCGCATCCAGGGCATCAAGCAGAAGCGCGTGCTCGACGAAACCGTCGAATGGGCGCTCAAGGGCGCGGCATTGTGGGAAGAGGTCAAGGATCGCCTGCACGAGTCGGCGCTCGGCCTTTCCGGTGGTCAGCAACAGCGTCTGGTGATCGCCCGCACCATCGCCGTACAGCCGGAAGTGCTGTTGCTCGACGAACCCAGCTCGGCGCTCGACCCGATTTCCTCGCTGAAGGTCGAGGAACTGATCTACGAGCTCAAGGCCAAGTACACCATCGTCATCGTCACCCACAACATGCAGCAGGCCGCGCGCGTGTCGGACTACACCGCGTTCATGTACATGGGCAAGCTGATCGAATATGGCGACACCGACACGCTGTTCACCAATCCGGCGAAGAAGCAGACGGAAGACTACATCACCGGCCGCTACGGTTAG
- the pstA gene encoding phosphate ABC transporter permease PstA yields MKKDSLKTWIKSGTPWVWMNAGAVSIAVIMTLGLLAVIAVRGLEHFWPADVIVADYQVPGASPRVMAGEVVQAEEVPRARLAASGLPVDVEGGEFMTRELLKVGNREVYGADFSWVVGEWLSNPRTPANLVALERREWGNFYGELLNVKESGQLVAEGDAAWAELQRRIDRIDDLHAQIARLEKVDIGRINHGLERLRLKTRKLELDDRLDAAAQADLDAERAQWDAEYRTLEGELSALYQGFNRDSITMRTMHGQEKEITLGKIVRAYRPNAMSTVDKLGFYFAKVWEFVSDEPREANTEGGIFPAIFGTVLMTIIMAVIVTPFGVIAAVYLREYAKQGVLTRIIRIAVNNLAGVPSIVYGVFGLGFFVYVLGGSLDRIFYPEAAPAPVFGTPGLMWASLTLAILTLPVVIVATEEGLARIPRMIREGSLALGATKSETLWKVVLPMASPAMMTGLILAVARAAGEVAPLMLVGVVKLAPSLPLNGNYPYLHLDQKIMHLGFHIYDVGFQSPNVEAARPLVYATALLLVLVIATLNLSAVIIRNHLREKYKALDH; encoded by the coding sequence GTGAAAAAGGATTCGCTGAAAACCTGGATCAAGAGCGGCACCCCCTGGGTCTGGATGAACGCCGGCGCGGTGTCCATCGCCGTGATCATGACCCTCGGGCTGCTGGCCGTCATCGCCGTGCGCGGGCTGGAGCACTTCTGGCCGGCGGACGTGATCGTCGCCGACTATCAAGTGCCCGGCGCGTCGCCTCGGGTCATGGCGGGTGAAGTGGTGCAGGCCGAAGAAGTGCCGCGTGCCCGTCTGGCTGCCAGCGGCCTGCCAGTGGATGTCGAGGGCGGCGAGTTCATGACCCGTGAACTGCTCAAGGTCGGTAACCGCGAAGTGTATGGCGCGGACTTTTCCTGGGTCGTCGGCGAGTGGCTGAGCAACCCGCGCACACCGGCCAATCTGGTCGCCCTGGAGCGCCGCGAGTGGGGCAACTTCTATGGCGAACTGCTGAACGTCAAGGAGAGCGGGCAACTGGTTGCCGAGGGCGATGCCGCCTGGGCCGAGCTGCAGCGGCGAATCGATCGTATCGATGATCTGCATGCCCAGATCGCCCGGCTGGAAAAGGTCGATATCGGTCGTATCAATCATGGTCTCGAGCGCCTGCGCCTGAAGACCCGCAAGCTGGAACTCGACGACCGGCTCGACGCCGCGGCCCAGGCCGACCTGGATGCCGAGCGTGCGCAGTGGGACGCCGAGTACCGGACGCTCGAAGGCGAGTTGTCGGCGCTCTACCAGGGCTTCAACCGCGACAGCATCACCATGCGCACCATGCACGGCCAGGAAAAGGAAATCACCCTCGGCAAGATCGTGCGGGCCTATCGCCCGAATGCCATGTCCACGGTCGACAAGCTGGGCTTCTATTTTGCCAAGGTCTGGGAATTCGTCAGCGACGAGCCGCGTGAGGCAAACACCGAGGGCGGTATCTTCCCGGCCATCTTCGGCACCGTGCTGATGACCATCATCATGGCCGTGATCGTCACCCCGTTCGGCGTGATCGCCGCGGTCTATCTGCGCGAATACGCCAAGCAGGGCGTGCTGACGCGCATCATCCGGATCGCGGTGAACAACCTGGCGGGCGTGCCCTCGATCGTCTACGGCGTGTTCGGCCTGGGCTTCTTCGTCTACGTGCTGGGTGGCTCGCTCGACCGCATCTTCTACCCCGAAGCGGCGCCGGCGCCGGTGTTCGGTACGCCGGGCCTGATGTGGGCGTCGCTCACCTTGGCGATCCTCACCCTGCCGGTGGTGATCGTCGCGACCGAGGAAGGCCTGGCGCGCATCCCGCGAATGATCCGCGAAGGCTCCCTGGCGCTGGGCGCGACCAAGTCGGAAACGCTCTGGAAGGTGGTGCTGCCGATGGCCAGCCCGGCGATGATGACCGGCCTGATTCTGGCCGTGGCGCGTGCCGCGGGCGAGGTCGCGCCGCTGATGCTGGTCGGCGTGGTGAAGCTGGCGCCGAGCCTGCCGCTCAATGGCAATTACCCCTATCTGCACCTTGATCAGAAGATCATGCACCTGGGCTTTCATATCTACGATGTCGGCTTCCAGAGCCCCAATGTCGAGGCCGCGCGACCGCTGGTCTATGCAACCGCACTGCTGCTGGTACTGGTGATCGCGACGCTGAATCTGAGTGCCGTCATCATTCGTAACCATCTGCGCGAAAAATACAAAGCGCTGGATCATTGA
- a CDS encoding ABC transporter permease subunit has product MNDIETMSANSDVQRLDFNTPALQRKRRIRALKDNLARWYVSIGGLAVLGAITLIFFYLGQVVAPMFQGAELEAREAQQPAWLAEAGEPLLLAMEEQNQVAMRLDADGQVRFFSLSTGQSLRTVELPLPTGSRIVSVGQDTPGNRRIVLGLDNGQVLVAEHNYKVSYPDGKKTITPQLDYPFGQEPLQLDPQGRPVAHAAISVNGKTLMVAGATDGALQALRIATSENLLTGETSLEQERMDLPQLSEPIKALRIDPRHMWLFAVSGRASVDVFDLRRKQLNGRYKLLGGNGEITTVAALLGGISLMVGDSTGGIGQWFMVRGSDGQAELKNVRSFQLAGQPITQILPEERRKGFLALDGAGTLGIFHSTAHRTLLTEQVADGAAVAALSPRATRLLVESGDQLQRFVIDNPHPEISWSALWGKVWYESYPEPDYVWQSTSATGDFEPKLSLSPLAFGTLKAAFYAMLLAAPLAICAAFYTAYFMAPSLRRKVKPVIELMEALPTVILGFFAGLFLAPYLENHLPGIFSLLLLMPVGILLASWCWSRLPENIRLSVPDGWEAMLLIPVILAVGWGSLAVSGYLENWFFGGDMRLWLSNEMGIPFDQRNALVIGLAMGFAVIPTIYSIAEDAVFSVPKSLTLGSLALGATPWQTLTRVVLLTASPGIFSALMIGMGRAVGETMIVLMATGNTPIMEANIFEGMRTLAANVAVEMPESEVGSTHYRVLFLAAMVLLMFTFVMNTLAELIRQRLRRKYASL; this is encoded by the coding sequence ATGAACGATATAGAGACCATGAGCGCGAATTCCGATGTGCAACGGCTGGACTTCAATACCCCGGCCCTGCAACGCAAGCGCCGCATCCGCGCGCTGAAAGACAACCTGGCGCGCTGGTACGTCTCCATCGGTGGCCTCGCCGTGCTGGGCGCGATCACCTTGATCTTCTTCTATCTCGGCCAGGTCGTTGCGCCCATGTTCCAGGGCGCCGAACTGGAGGCGCGTGAGGCACAGCAGCCGGCCTGGCTGGCCGAAGCGGGCGAGCCTTTGCTGCTGGCGATGGAAGAGCAGAACCAGGTCGCGATGCGGCTGGATGCTGACGGCCAGGTCCGTTTCTTCAGCCTCTCGACCGGCCAATCGCTGCGCACGGTCGAATTGCCGCTGCCGACCGGTAGCCGGATCGTCTCGGTCGGCCAGGATACCCCCGGCAATCGCCGGATCGTGCTCGGCCTGGACAATGGCCAGGTCCTGGTAGCCGAACACAACTACAAGGTCAGCTATCCGGATGGCAAGAAGACCATCACCCCGCAGTTGGACTACCCGTTCGGTCAGGAACCGCTGCAGCTCGATCCGCAGGGGCGCCCTGTCGCGCACGCCGCGATCAGCGTGAACGGCAAGACGCTGATGGTCGCTGGCGCCACCGATGGGGCGCTGCAGGCGTTGCGGATCGCTACGAGCGAAAACCTGCTGACCGGCGAAACCAGCCTGGAGCAGGAGCGTATGGACCTGCCGCAGCTCTCCGAGCCGATCAAGGCGCTGCGCATCGATCCGCGACATATGTGGTTGTTCGCCGTGAGTGGTCGCGCCAGCGTGGACGTCTTCGATCTGCGCCGCAAGCAGCTCAACGGACGCTACAAGCTGCTGGGTGGCAACGGCGAGATCACCACGGTCGCCGCACTGCTTGGCGGCATCTCGCTGATGGTCGGCGACTCGACCGGAGGCATCGGCCAATGGTTCATGGTGCGCGGCAGTGACGGCCAGGCCGAGCTGAAGAACGTGCGCAGCTTCCAGCTGGCCGGCCAGCCGATCACCCAGATTCTTCCGGAGGAGCGCCGCAAGGGTTTCCTGGCGCTCGATGGCGCCGGTACTCTGGGTATTTTCCACAGCACCGCACACCGCACGCTGCTGACCGAACAGGTCGCCGACGGCGCTGCGGTCGCCGCTCTGTCGCCACGTGCCACGCGGCTGCTGGTGGAGTCCGGCGACCAGTTGCAGCGTTTCGTGATCGACAACCCGCACCCGGAAATTTCCTGGAGTGCCCTCTGGGGCAAGGTCTGGTACGAAAGCTATCCCGAGCCTGACTATGTGTGGCAGTCGACCTCGGCAACGGGCGACTTCGAGCCCAAGCTGAGCCTGTCCCCGCTGGCGTTCGGTACCCTCAAGGCCGCCTTCTACGCCATGCTGCTGGCGGCCCCGCTGGCGATCTGCGCGGCGTTCTACACGGCCTACTTCATGGCGCCGTCGCTGCGTCGCAAGGTCAAGCCGGTCATCGAGCTGATGGAAGCATTGCCGACGGTGATCCTCGGTTTCTTCGCCGGCCTGTTCCTCGCGCCCTATCTGGAGAACCACCTGCCGGGCATCTTCAGCCTGCTGCTGCTGATGCCGGTGGGCATCCTGCTGGCGAGCTGGTGCTGGAGCCGGCTGCCGGAAAACATCCGCCTCAGCGTGCCGGATGGCTGGGAAGCCATGTTGCTGATTCCGGTGATTCTGGCGGTGGGCTGGGGTTCCCTGGCGGTCAGCGGTTATCTGGAGAACTGGTTCTTCGGCGGTGACATGCGCCTGTGGCTGTCCAATGAAATGGGTATTCCCTTCGATCAGCGCAACGCCCTGGTGATTGGCCTGGCGATGGGCTTCGCGGTGATCCCGACGATCTATTCGATCGCCGAGGACGCCGTATTCAGCGTGCCCAAAAGCCTCACGCTGGGTTCGCTGGCGCTGGGCGCGACGCCCTGGCAGACGCTGACCCGCGTGGTGCTGCTGACGGCAAGTCCTGGAATCTTCTCGGCGCTGATGATCGGCATGGGCCGCGCCGTGGGTGAAACCATGATCGTGCTGATGGCCACCGGTAACACCCCGATCATGGAAGCCAACATCTTCGAGGGCATGCGCACCCTGGCGGCCAACGTGGCGGTGGAAATGCCCGAATCGGAAGTGGGCAGTACCCATTACCGCGTGCTGTTCCTCGCCGCGATGGTGTTGCTGATGTTCACCTTCGTGATGAACACGCTGGCCGAGCTGATTCGCCAGCGCCTGCGGCGCAAGTACGCGAGCCTGTAA
- a CDS encoding PstS family phosphate ABC transporter substrate-binding protein, whose product MTLNRLMAALTFVAAGVGAANAVAAVDPALPAYEKTSGVSGNLSSVGSDSLANLMTLWAEDFKRSYPNVNIQIQAAGSSTAPPALTEGTANLGPMSRPMKDNEIQAFEEKYGYKPTEVPVAIDALAVFVHKDNPIESLDIEQVDAIFSSTRLCGGAQDIKTWGDLGLTGEWASKPIQLFGRNSVSGTYGYFKEEALCKGDFKPNVNEQPGSASVVQSISSTLNAIGYSGIGYKTSSVRAVPLSKGGEAFEANEENALAGKFPLARFFYVYVNKAPNKPLSPIDAEFLKLVLSKQGQEVVVKDGYIPLPKKVVDKTLKDLGL is encoded by the coding sequence ATGACACTGAATCGTTTGATGGCGGCCCTGACTTTCGTAGCCGCTGGCGTTGGCGCTGCCAACGCAGTTGCGGCCGTTGACCCGGCGCTGCCGGCCTATGAGAAAACGTCCGGCGTATCCGGCAACCTGTCCAGCGTTGGTTCCGACTCACTGGCCAACCTGATGACCCTGTGGGCTGAAGACTTCAAGCGTAGCTACCCTAACGTCAATATTCAGATTCAGGCCGCCGGTTCCTCCACCGCGCCGCCGGCGCTGACCGAAGGTACCGCCAACCTCGGCCCGATGAGCCGTCCGATGAAGGACAACGAAATCCAGGCCTTCGAAGAGAAGTATGGCTACAAGCCGACCGAAGTCCCGGTCGCCATCGATGCCCTGGCCGTGTTCGTACACAAGGACAACCCGATCGAGAGCCTGGATATCGAACAGGTCGACGCGATCTTCTCCAGCACCCGTCTTTGCGGCGGCGCGCAGGACATCAAGACCTGGGGTGACCTGGGCCTGACCGGCGAGTGGGCGAGCAAGCCGATTCAGTTGTTCGGTCGTAACTCGGTGTCCGGCACCTACGGCTACTTCAAGGAAGAAGCGCTGTGCAAGGGCGACTTCAAGCCTAACGTGAACGAGCAGCCGGGCTCCGCTTCGGTGGTGCAGTCGATTTCCAGCACCCTGAACGCCATTGGCTACTCGGGTATCGGCTACAAGACCTCCAGCGTGCGCGCGGTGCCGCTGTCCAAGGGTGGCGAAGCCTTCGAGGCCAACGAAGAAAACGCCCTGGCTGGCAAGTTCCCGCTGGCTCGCTTCTTCTACGTGTACGTCAACAAGGCGCCGAACAAGCCGCTGAGCCCGATCGACGCCGAGTTCCTCAAGCTGGTGCTCTCCAAGCAGGGTCAGGAAGTCGTGGTCAAGGACGGCTACATCCCGCTGCCGAAGAAAGTCGTCGACAAGACGCTGAAGGACCTCGGTCTGTAA
- a CDS encoding acyl-CoA thioesterase → MNEYEQEDPIPQGDLALQLTALPRETNGFGDIFGGWLVSQMDLAGTAMASRVAAGRVATVSIDRMAFMVPVAVGAQLSFYTQTLEVGRSSIRMLVEVWSDDPLSSEWRKVTEAVFVFVAIDGSGRTRPVTPRR, encoded by the coding sequence ATGAACGAATACGAACAGGAAGACCCAATCCCGCAGGGCGATCTGGCCCTGCAGCTGACAGCCCTGCCGCGCGAAACCAACGGCTTCGGCGACATCTTCGGTGGTTGGCTGGTCTCCCAGATGGACCTGGCCGGAACCGCCATGGCCAGCCGCGTCGCTGCCGGCCGGGTGGCAACGGTGTCGATCGACCGCATGGCCTTCATGGTGCCGGTGGCGGTGGGCGCTCAGTTGTCCTTCTATACCCAGACGCTGGAAGTCGGACGCAGCTCGATTCGCATGCTGGTCGAAGTCTGGAGCGACGACCCGCTGTCCAGCGAATGGCGCAAGGTCACCGAGGCGGTATTCGTCTTTGTCGCCATCGACGGCAGCGGCCGCACCCGTCCGGTCACGCCTCGACGCTGA
- a CDS encoding GGDEF domain-containing protein — MHTLELQSAEDFRDTPCGKQLLGGFRGLVFVPELEREFRRYLGYQARLSQALGACLLLMVVGGYFYVEQRLFVHSDPQWLHELTLLRLLQMVPGIAILAMTVFHKRVRMISNRLFPLLLVMVGTVAARIDIQYEMTQPDLAFRYGAGLLIVCSFFFLGITFWRALLSAASIVLFDILIAAIILSPSEMQVHWISVSYYLLLLIIGAISRYVHEYSQREQFLVRQLLGWVAQHDSLTGLANRRSFDTALKQTLLQARRDGQPLTLLLLDLDNFKAYNDSLGHPAGDALIRVFGEVLGRFSRRPMDLAARVGGEEFALLLFDCDAQAAQTIARQILSALAERAVPHPAPVQGRYVTTSIGIVMWQPGQTADQLYHAADAALYRAKQAGKNRYALSPAPAA; from the coding sequence ATGCACACCCTAGAACTACAGTCCGCCGAGGATTTCCGGGACACGCCCTGTGGCAAGCAACTGCTCGGCGGTTTCCGCGGTCTGGTGTTCGTGCCCGAGCTGGAGCGTGAATTCCGTCGCTATCTGGGATACCAGGCACGTCTGTCGCAAGCGCTGGGCGCCTGTCTGCTGTTGATGGTGGTGGGTGGCTATTTCTATGTAGAGCAACGGCTGTTCGTCCATTCCGATCCCCAGTGGCTGCACGAACTGACGTTGTTGCGCCTGCTGCAGATGGTGCCGGGTATCGCCATTCTGGCCATGACGGTGTTTCACAAGCGGGTGCGGATGATTTCCAACCGACTGTTCCCGCTGCTGCTGGTGATGGTCGGCACCGTTGCCGCGCGTATCGACATCCAGTACGAAATGACGCAACCGGACCTGGCGTTCCGGTATGGCGCCGGGCTGTTGATCGTCTGCTCGTTCTTTTTTCTCGGTATCACCTTCTGGCGCGCCTTGCTCAGTGCGGCCTCGATCGTGCTGTTCGATATCCTGATCGCCGCGATCATCCTCTCGCCCAGCGAAATGCAGGTGCACTGGATTTCGGTCAGCTATTACCTGTTGCTGCTGATCATCGGTGCGATCAGCCGGTACGTTCATGAGTATTCGCAGCGTGAGCAGTTCCTGGTGCGCCAGTTGCTTGGCTGGGTCGCGCAGCATGATTCGCTGACCGGCCTGGCCAACCGTCGCAGTTTCGACACCGCGTTGAAGCAGACGCTTTTGCAGGCGCGTCGTGACGGTCAACCGCTGACGCTGCTGCTGCTCGATCTGGACAACTTCAAGGCTTACAACGACAGCCTCGGGCACCCGGCCGGCGATGCGCTGATCCGAGTCTTCGGCGAGGTGCTGGGGCGTTTTTCGCGGCGGCCGATGGACCTGGCGGCGCGGGTGGGCGGCGAGGAGTTTGCGTTACTGCTGTTCGACTGCGATGCACAGGCCGCGCAAACCATTGCCCGGCAAATCCTCTCGGCGCTCGCCGAGCGCGCCGTGCCGCATCCGGCACCGGTCCAGGGCCGTTACGTCACGACCAGCATCGGAATCGTCATGTGGCAGCCGGGCCAGACCGCCGACCAGCTCTATCACGCCGCCGATGCGGCGCTCTATCGCGCCAAGCAGGCCGGCAAGAACCGCTATGCGCTGAGTCCCGCGCCAGCCGCGTGA
- a CDS encoding AEC family transporter, whose amino-acid sequence MTTLLLALWPLFALIVAGYFLRLREFPSEAFWPGAERINYFVLFPALLFSSLATAPLGNPALPRLAAAVMLGLGLAWAGLLLVKRVRGWPAARFGAFAQGALRFNTYLGLAAVGSLFGKEGLALAALMLALMVPAVNVMSVWALTAERGVSVRSLLLPIVKNPLILACLAGALVNLSGLGLPGGTDRLLGLLAAASLPLGLLCVGAALKPRELGGEIPALGWNSAIRLLVVPLLAFAVARVVDLPAMESTILVLFFALPTAPTAYVLTRQLGGDSHLMAGIITLQTLLAAASLPLVLTLMNGQA is encoded by the coding sequence GTGACCACCCTCCTGCTCGCCCTCTGGCCATTGTTCGCCCTGATCGTTGCCGGCTATTTTTTGCGCTTGCGTGAGTTTCCCAGCGAGGCCTTCTGGCCGGGCGCGGAGCGGATCAACTATTTCGTGCTGTTTCCGGCGCTGCTGTTCAGCAGCCTGGCCACCGCGCCGTTGGGCAATCCCGCGCTGCCACGCCTGGCCGCTGCGGTCATGCTCGGGCTTGGCCTGGCGTGGGCAGGATTGCTGCTGGTCAAGCGTGTACGCGGCTGGCCGGCCGCTCGCTTCGGGGCGTTCGCCCAGGGCGCGCTGCGCTTCAATACCTACCTGGGACTCGCCGCGGTCGGCAGTCTGTTCGGCAAGGAAGGCCTGGCGCTGGCGGCGCTGATGCTGGCGCTTATGGTACCTGCGGTAAACGTGATGTCGGTCTGGGCGCTGACTGCCGAGCGCGGTGTCAGCGTACGTTCGCTGCTATTGCCGATCGTGAAGAACCCGCTGATTCTCGCCTGCCTGGCCGGCGCCCTGGTGAACCTCTCAGGCCTCGGTTTACCCGGCGGCACTGACCGCCTGCTGGGCCTGCTCGCCGCCGCGAGCCTGCCGCTGGGTTTGCTCTGTGTCGGGGCCGCGCTCAAGCCGCGGGAACTCGGCGGTGAGATTCCCGCGCTCGGCTGGAACAGCGCAATTCGCCTTCTGGTGGTGCCGTTGCTCGCCTTCGCAGTGGCTCGGGTCGTCGATCTGCCCGCCATGGAATCGACCATCCTGGTGCTGTTTTTCGCCCTGCCCACGGCGCCAACCGCCTACGTCCTGACCCGCCAGCTCGGTGGCGACAGCCATCTGATGGCCGGCATCATCACCCTGCAAACGCTGCTCGCCGCGGCCAGCCTGCCACTGGTACTGACCCTGATGAATGGCCAGGCCTAG